The proteins below come from a single Corynebacterium glyciniphilum AJ 3170 genomic window:
- a CDS encoding SDR family oxidoreductase → MDIKGNTIFIPGATSGIGLALAVELQAKGNEIIVGGRRTGRLTQISDDHPGIHTIEIDTTDLESVRQATNRVLTEYPEVNVLVAMAGIMQVEDWTSPDDALTSAENTVTTNLLGPIRLIAGFIGHLQTRPDATIMTVSSGLAFTPLKATPSYNATKAAIHMFSETLRLQLAGTSVKVMELQPPSVATDLLPGQRESSFAMPLEEFIEEVISLIESQPAATEIQVERVKFLRYAEARGNYKETVAALNSTDPHGNR, encoded by the coding sequence ATGGACATCAAGGGCAACACCATCTTCATTCCGGGCGCGACGAGCGGCATCGGTCTGGCGCTAGCCGTGGAGCTGCAGGCGAAGGGCAACGAGATCATCGTCGGCGGACGCCGCACCGGGCGCCTCACGCAAATCAGCGACGACCATCCCGGCATCCACACCATCGAGATCGACACGACTGACCTTGAGAGTGTCCGGCAAGCAACGAACCGGGTCCTCACCGAATACCCGGAGGTCAATGTCCTCGTCGCCATGGCGGGGATCATGCAGGTCGAGGACTGGACCAGTCCGGACGATGCCCTCACGAGCGCGGAGAACACGGTCACAACCAATCTGCTCGGCCCGATACGGCTTATCGCCGGGTTTATCGGACACCTTCAGACCCGTCCGGACGCCACGATCATGACCGTCTCCTCGGGACTGGCATTCACCCCCCTGAAGGCCACCCCGAGTTACAACGCGACGAAGGCGGCGATCCACATGTTCAGTGAGACACTGCGCCTTCAGCTTGCCGGAACCTCGGTGAAGGTCATGGAACTGCAGCCTCCCTCGGTGGCTACCGACCTTCTTCCCGGGCAGCGTGAGAGTTCGTTCGCCATGCCGTTGGAGGAGTTCATCGAGGAAGTCATCTCCCTCATCGAGTCGCAGCCTGCGGCCACCGAGATCCAGGTCGAACGCGTGAAGTTCCTGCGTTACGCCGAGGCCCGCGGGAACTACAAGGAGACCGTCGCAGCGCTGAACTCCACCGACCCTCACGGGAACCGATGA
- a CDS encoding acyltransferase family protein, with amino-acid sequence MSTRNHRLDRAKGILIFTVVLGHLLARAAPWDSDVLRAPMYLIYSFHMPAFIFLAGITAKSNRLPERILSFLVLLATVLPLMWGWLWVFDLSPDFAFLTPFWYSWFLLAMAWWMVTVPFIERFPRAALVTSVMTGIFGALLPAFDNELSAVRTLVFWPFFVIGKLYGQRLLDWAGGLTVWRRIILTVAAVSVTGYFYVIKLDNDWFYGNHKFVHFDVSVPEGVGIRLILDLGASLMTLALLAWVGNRESLLATVGRHSLSVYVLHGFVVRALEPVLAGSLEVYGPLVILGICVVLAVLATWLLAWGPFDRALRWYARTVTELLLRPFAPVRPTKGVSPGHGARNTGDAPR; translated from the coding sequence GTGTCCACCCGTAACCACCGCCTCGACCGTGCCAAAGGGATCCTCATCTTCACCGTCGTCCTGGGACACCTGCTGGCGAGGGCCGCGCCCTGGGACTCTGACGTACTGCGGGCCCCGATGTACCTCATCTACTCGTTCCACATGCCCGCCTTCATCTTTCTGGCGGGCATCACGGCGAAGTCCAACCGACTCCCGGAACGTATCCTCAGCTTCCTCGTGTTGCTGGCCACGGTGCTGCCACTCATGTGGGGATGGTTGTGGGTCTTCGATCTTTCCCCGGACTTCGCTTTCCTCACGCCTTTCTGGTACTCATGGTTCCTTCTCGCGATGGCGTGGTGGATGGTCACTGTGCCGTTCATCGAACGTTTCCCCCGCGCAGCGCTCGTCACCTCGGTGATGACCGGCATCTTCGGCGCCCTCCTCCCAGCGTTCGACAATGAACTCTCCGCCGTTCGAACATTGGTTTTCTGGCCGTTCTTCGTGATCGGAAAGCTCTACGGCCAGCGGCTACTTGACTGGGCGGGCGGACTCACCGTCTGGCGGAGGATCATTCTCACCGTCGCAGCAGTGTCGGTGACCGGATACTTCTACGTCATCAAGCTCGACAATGACTGGTTCTACGGCAACCACAAGTTCGTTCATTTCGACGTCAGTGTTCCGGAAGGGGTGGGAATTCGCCTGATCCTCGACCTCGGCGCTTCACTCATGACCCTGGCGCTGCTGGCATGGGTCGGAAACCGGGAATCGTTGCTCGCCACCGTCGGTCGACACAGCCTCTCGGTCTACGTGCTCCACGGCTTCGTCGTGCGTGCTCTCGAGCCCGTGCTTGCGGGCAGCCTTGAAGTGTACGGCCCGCTCGTGATTCTCGGCATCTGTGTGGTTCTGGCGGTACTGGCGACGTGGCTGCTGGCGTGGGGGCCGTTCGACCGCGCCCTGCGGTGGTACGCCAGGACGGTCACCGAGCTTCTGCTCAGGCCGTTCGCGCCTGTGCGTCCGACGAAGGGTGTATCGCCGGGGCACGGAGCCCGGAACACGGGGGACGCTCCTCGTTAG
- a CDS encoding acyltransferase family protein has protein sequence MPPEVTPVSSGTPSSRSGHRGRIGRVGWVDAAKGLCILLVVAGHANITLNNNGYDTGIWEKMSLMLGPFRMPLFFLLTGLFAARALSERWRSFADRRVWIMVWLFVLWVPIREIWLSMVPLTSVGNSDGIPAPQGLDPENWGPMAERIGLSVLGPESYLWFVYALALFAVVSKLTRRVPPVIQLLAAMALSVLSPLAEFDWPWNDILRTYFFYLLGMYGAPWIHRLAQRRSLWIIAGSVSVYAVVALWIDATHDHFNFGLNGPVRLFLALVGIIAVVSAFSYMESWRITVPFSKVGARTLPVFLMHIMVLATVAFLLDLVLPADPGLPLQPLILAGIAAVLCLGLHKVLMACGFSWLFRRPQWMRRRYLDSERRRQEP, from the coding sequence GTGCCACCCGAAGTGACCCCGGTGTCGTCGGGCACTCCGTCCTCGCGTAGCGGCCACCGTGGCCGCATCGGCCGCGTCGGTTGGGTGGATGCGGCCAAAGGTCTCTGTATCCTGCTGGTCGTCGCCGGGCACGCGAACATCACCTTGAACAACAACGGCTATGACACCGGCATCTGGGAGAAGATGAGCCTGATGCTCGGGCCGTTCCGCATGCCGCTGTTCTTTCTGTTGACGGGCCTGTTCGCGGCGAGAGCCCTCTCTGAGCGCTGGCGGTCGTTCGCCGACCGCCGCGTCTGGATCATGGTGTGGCTGTTCGTACTGTGGGTGCCGATCCGCGAGATCTGGTTGTCGATGGTGCCGCTCACCTCCGTGGGAAACAGTGACGGTATCCCCGCACCACAGGGCCTCGATCCGGAGAACTGGGGGCCGATGGCTGAGCGCATCGGACTGTCGGTACTGGGACCGGAATCCTACCTGTGGTTCGTGTACGCGCTGGCGTTGTTCGCCGTCGTGTCGAAACTGACACGGCGGGTGCCACCGGTGATTCAGCTTCTGGCGGCCATGGCGCTCAGTGTGCTGAGCCCCTTGGCGGAATTCGACTGGCCGTGGAATGACATTCTGCGAACTTATTTTTTCTACCTGCTGGGCATGTACGGAGCACCATGGATCCACCGGCTGGCACAACGCCGCTCACTGTGGATCATCGCCGGTTCCGTGTCCGTCTACGCAGTGGTTGCGTTATGGATCGACGCCACCCATGACCACTTCAACTTCGGGCTCAACGGTCCGGTACGGCTGTTTCTGGCCCTGGTGGGGATCATCGCTGTGGTCAGTGCGTTCTCCTACATGGAGTCCTGGCGTATCACCGTGCCGTTCAGCAAGGTCGGAGCACGGACACTTCCCGTGTTCCTGATGCACATCATGGTGCTGGCGACGGTGGCCTTCCTCCTCGACCTCGTCCTACCGGCTGATCCGGGCCTGCCGCTGCAACCACTGATCCTCGCGGGCATCGCTGCTGTGCTCTGCCTGGGATTGCACAAGGTACTCATGGCGTGTGGCTTTTCGTGGCTGTTCCGGCGACCACAGTGGATGCGGCGGCGCTACCTTGACAGTGAACGGAGGAGGCAGGAACCATAA
- a CDS encoding SLC13 family permease: protein MSAKAGAGGNPSDPDTSTATDDPGAVTESPAEDNAPAGEERQEGDVERSNNIKRFRSLGIAVVLAVIIYFLFPSNGADLINEAYPDDDNGPFDIDTIRVTAAVAVLMGALWMTGALPLAATAMIPLVAFPVLQVAGFGDVSVAYAEPTIFLFMGGFILALGIQRWGLHRRVALLVVLWVGTKPKQLVLGFMIATGFMSMWVSNTATAVVMLPIGVSVLALTAERVGGHQNQKKFATALMLAIAYSASIGSLGTLIGTPPNALMAAYMSSSHGIEIGFGKWMMVGLPLAIVFTVLAWLVLVTVFKPEMDEIPGGKELIRKEIDDMGKITRAEVTAGIIFVCTAVAWISFPLLAEYVDWWSITIADAAIAMTAAVLMYIVPVNKRGTRVMDWEHTKEVPWDVLILFGGGLALSSMVSASGLSLWIGEMAKGMDALPLVLLVFAIAGVVLILTEFTSNTATAATFLPIMGGVAVGIGLTADNEMNIMFLVIPTALAATCAFMLPVATPPNAIAYGSGYVKAGDMLKGGFWLNVIAIFLITLTVFGLAVPVFGLTFG, encoded by the coding sequence ATGTCTGCCAAAGCCGGAGCGGGCGGAAACCCGTCCGACCCTGATACTTCCACGGCGACCGATGACCCTGGCGCCGTCACCGAATCCCCAGCTGAGGACAACGCTCCGGCTGGCGAGGAGCGCCAGGAAGGAGATGTAGAACGCTCCAACAACATCAAGCGTTTTCGTAGCCTCGGTATCGCCGTGGTCCTTGCCGTCATCATCTACTTCCTTTTCCCGTCCAACGGCGCGGACCTGATCAATGAGGCCTATCCGGACGACGACAATGGTCCCTTCGACATCGATACGATCCGGGTGACTGCTGCTGTGGCAGTCCTCATGGGGGCGTTGTGGATGACCGGCGCGTTGCCTCTCGCAGCGACGGCGATGATCCCGTTGGTAGCCTTCCCCGTTCTCCAGGTAGCAGGGTTCGGTGACGTCTCCGTCGCCTACGCAGAGCCCACCATCTTCCTGTTCATGGGCGGATTCATCCTCGCCCTCGGTATCCAACGGTGGGGACTTCATCGACGCGTGGCGCTGCTTGTGGTCCTCTGGGTGGGAACGAAGCCGAAACAGCTGGTCCTGGGGTTCATGATCGCCACCGGCTTCATGTCGATGTGGGTGTCGAACACCGCGACCGCCGTTGTGATGCTGCCGATCGGAGTCTCCGTACTGGCACTGACCGCAGAGCGGGTCGGCGGACACCAGAACCAGAAGAAGTTCGCTACTGCTCTGATGCTGGCGATCGCATACTCCGCCTCCATCGGTTCCCTCGGAACCCTGATCGGAACCCCACCGAACGCCCTTATGGCGGCGTACATGTCGTCCAGCCATGGCATCGAGATCGGATTCGGTAAGTGGATGATGGTCGGCCTGCCGTTGGCCATCGTCTTCACCGTCCTCGCCTGGCTTGTCCTCGTCACAGTTTTCAAACCTGAGATGGACGAGATCCCGGGTGGCAAGGAGCTGATCCGCAAAGAGATCGACGACATGGGGAAGATCACCCGCGCTGAAGTCACCGCCGGCATCATTTTCGTCTGTACGGCAGTCGCCTGGATTTCGTTCCCGCTGCTCGCTGAGTACGTCGACTGGTGGTCGATCACGATCGCAGATGCTGCGATCGCCATGACCGCCGCGGTGCTGATGTATATCGTCCCGGTCAACAAGCGTGGGACGCGGGTGATGGACTGGGAGCACACCAAGGAGGTTCCGTGGGACGTCCTGATCCTCTTCGGTGGCGGTCTCGCCCTGTCTTCAATGGTGTCAGCCTCCGGCCTGTCACTCTGGATCGGTGAGATGGCCAAGGGGATGGATGCGCTGCCACTGGTACTGCTGGTGTTCGCGATTGCCGGTGTTGTGCTCATTCTGACCGAGTTCACCTCCAATACCGCAACGGCCGCGACTTTCTTGCCGATCATGGGTGGTGTCGCGGTTGGTATCGGTCTGACAGCGGACAATGAAATGAACATCATGTTCCTGGTCATTCCCACGGCATTGGCGGCGACCTGCGCATTCATGCTGCCGGTAGCGACGCCTCCGAACGCCATCGCCTACGGTTCGGGGTATGTGAAGGCCGGCGACATGCTCAAGGGCGGGTTCTGGCTGAATGTGATCGCCATCTTCTTGATCACCCTCACCGTTTTCGGCCTCGCAGTGCCGGTGTTCGGGCTGACGTTCGGATAG
- the orn gene encoding oligoribonuclease gives MTGLDPDKHVLVEIAVVVTDADLTPLDDGIDIVIHASEDELAGMDDFVTKMHADSGLTEQIRESPVSLADAEAQVVEYLKKYVPVAGAAPLAGNSIASDRKFISRYMPDLDTFLHYRMIDVSSIKELARRWYPRAYSNQPDKGMQHRALADIRESIRELDYYRRALFVSAPGPTNGEAKEFADAASEANPI, from the coding sequence ATGACCGGGCTCGACCCGGACAAGCACGTCCTCGTCGAGATAGCCGTCGTCGTCACCGATGCCGACCTGACACCGCTGGACGACGGCATCGACATCGTGATCCACGCCTCCGAGGACGAGCTCGCCGGCATGGATGATTTCGTCACAAAGATGCACGCGGACTCCGGCCTCACCGAGCAGATCCGTGAGAGCCCGGTGAGCCTCGCCGACGCCGAAGCACAGGTCGTGGAGTATCTCAAGAAGTACGTACCGGTCGCCGGCGCCGCCCCTCTGGCGGGAAACTCCATCGCCAGTGACCGCAAGTTCATCTCCCGGTACATGCCCGACCTGGACACGTTCCTGCACTACCGCATGATCGATGTCTCTTCCATCAAGGAACTCGCACGTCGCTGGTACCCGCGCGCCTACAGCAATCAGCCGGACAAGGGGATGCAGCACCGCGCGCTGGCGGATATCCGCGAATCCATCCGTGAGCTGGACTACTACCGCCGAGCCCTCTTCGTCTCTGCCCCCGGCCCCACCAACGGTGAGGCGAAAGAGTTCGCCGACGCAGCCTCCGAAGCCAACCCGATCTGA
- a CDS encoding restriction endonuclease subunit S encodes MSAPLSAEVQLRRLATCRDDLREPLNAVERSERPGDVPYWGANSIQGYVDKAKLDFPVVLLGEDGAPFFDRSRDVSFYRNEPIWPNNHIHVLVPSEATDGRWLAYALNSVDYSRVINGSTRDKLTQSAMMSIALPNTLPDGQRAIADYLDRETQKIDELITEQRDLIETLRERRKSVIDQGAEESVAERIRLRYLFLPAEVRNQHGEQVLSVYRDYGVIPKGSRDGNYNVTPEDVSRYLLVRPGDLVVNRMKAWQGSLGISQHRGIVSGDYEVLRPTTERLHPMFAHLYLRSARMVGQYVVRSTGIRPSQWRLYWKQMGDIAIPVPPIRKQQEIVSFVSEQISRIDELISESQDLITLSKERRAALITAAVTGQIDVREAA; translated from the coding sequence GTGAGTGCACCATTAAGTGCAGAAGTACAGTTGAGACGCTTGGCAACTTGTCGCGATGACCTCCGAGAGCCTTTGAATGCTGTCGAGCGATCTGAGCGTCCGGGAGACGTGCCGTATTGGGGTGCAAACAGCATTCAAGGGTACGTCGATAAGGCAAAACTGGATTTTCCAGTGGTTCTGTTGGGTGAGGATGGTGCTCCGTTTTTCGACCGTTCTCGGGATGTTTCCTTTTATCGCAACGAACCCATTTGGCCCAATAATCACATTCATGTTCTTGTGCCGAGCGAAGCAACAGATGGCCGTTGGCTGGCATACGCCTTAAATAGTGTAGACTACTCGCGGGTGATCAACGGATCAACTCGGGATAAATTGACGCAAAGTGCAATGATGTCAATTGCATTGCCAAATACTCTTCCCGATGGGCAGCGGGCTATTGCTGATTATCTGGACCGTGAGACGCAGAAGATCGACGAGCTGATCACCGAGCAGCGCGATCTCATTGAAACGCTGAGGGAACGACGGAAATCCGTGATAGATCAGGGTGCCGAGGAGTCTGTTGCCGAAAGAATCCGGCTGCGTTATCTGTTTTTGCCAGCGGAAGTTCGAAATCAACATGGCGAGCAGGTGCTTTCTGTCTATCGGGACTATGGTGTAATCCCGAAGGGTTCGCGTGATGGTAATTACAATGTTACTCCTGAGGACGTCTCACGGTACCTCCTTGTTCGTCCAGGTGACCTTGTTGTCAACCGTATGAAGGCTTGGCAGGGCTCACTCGGAATATCCCAGCATCGAGGAATTGTCAGCGGCGATTATGAGGTTCTACGGCCGACAACGGAGCGGTTGCACCCTATGTTCGCTCACCTATATTTGAGAAGTGCTCGAATGGTTGGACAATATGTTGTCCGTTCGACAGGAATTCGCCCGTCGCAATGGCGTCTGTACTGGAAACAGATGGGCGATATAGCGATACCAGTCCCGCCCATTCGAAAGCAGCAGGAAATCGTATCGTTCGTAAGCGAGCAGATCTCCCGCATTGATGAGCTCATCTCCGAGTCCCAGGATCTCATCACGCTCTCGAAAGAGCGCCGCGCAGCGCTGATCACTGCAGCGGTGACCGGTCAGATCGACGTAAGGGAGGCAGCATGA
- a CDS encoding VOC family protein, translated as MRITLTSVIVDDTRKAEAFYIDVLGFRKKHDVPLGDGPDDRWLTVVSPKDPTGTELLLEPSGHPAAGRFKHALFSDGVPYTQFSVDDVQVEYERLVELGVRFTQKPVEMGGVTTAVLDDTCGNLIQLIHQG; from the coding sequence ATCCGCATCACGTTGACCAGTGTGATCGTCGATGACACACGTAAGGCGGAGGCTTTCTATATCGACGTCCTTGGCTTTCGGAAGAAGCACGATGTGCCACTCGGTGACGGGCCTGACGACCGGTGGCTCACTGTGGTCTCCCCGAAAGATCCGACCGGAACTGAACTGCTTCTCGAACCGTCCGGGCATCCGGCAGCAGGGCGGTTCAAACACGCGTTGTTCTCGGACGGAGTGCCGTACACGCAGTTCTCCGTCGATGATGTTCAGGTGGAGTACGAGCGTCTCGTTGAGCTCGGTGTCCGGTTCACCCAGAAGCCGGTCGAGATGGGTGGTGTCACCACCGCCGTGCTGGATGACACGTGTGGCAACCTGATCCAGCTGATTCATCAGGGGTAG
- a CDS encoding type I restriction-modification system subunit M, which produces MSNLGPFVWSIADQLRGVYKPHQYGSIVLPFTILRRLDALMASRRDLMRSTASLHTGGVLDAQMRRATGLSFYNTSQYDFNRLLDDPDQLRENLIEYVTSFSSNIDVFEQFGFEQVISTLDDNNRLYLVVEKFAGVNLHPNAISNAEMGELYEHLIYKFAEASNEEAGEHYTPRDAIRLMVDLLFAEEQEPLTSEGVVRTVYDPTAGTGGMLSVAEERLHQRNPSARLTLYGQEINGQSYAICKSDMISKGQDIGNIRKGDTLIRDEFSRRTFDFCLSNPPYGVDWKAAAESVKQEHREGRLGRFNAGLPPVSDGQMLFLQHLVSKMRPAHEGGGRAGIVLNGSPLFTGGAESGPSKIRQWLLEEDLVDTIIALPTDMFFNTGIATYVWILDNDKQPERRGTVQLIDASGMWTKMRKGMGSKRREISIAQRDEIVGIYDAHEDGEHSKILPTSEFGYWTITVERPLLDDDGEVVRDRKGNPKPDSKKRDTENVPFTYGCNTEGSDGKDATIEAYFDAEVAPHVPDAWIDHKKTKVGYEIPFTRIFYKYVPPRPLEEIDKDLKAKVSKILTLLKAVEV; this is translated from the coding sequence ATGAGTAATCTCGGGCCCTTCGTCTGGTCGATCGCCGATCAACTCCGTGGTGTGTACAAGCCGCATCAGTACGGCAGCATCGTCCTGCCGTTCACCATCCTGCGCCGCCTCGATGCGCTCATGGCATCGAGGCGCGACCTGATGCGGTCAACGGCGTCTCTTCACACTGGTGGGGTCCTCGACGCGCAGATGCGTCGGGCGACGGGCCTGTCTTTCTATAACACAAGCCAGTACGACTTCAATCGGCTGCTCGATGACCCGGACCAGCTTCGTGAGAATCTCATCGAGTACGTCACGAGCTTCTCGTCTAACATTGACGTCTTCGAGCAGTTCGGTTTCGAGCAGGTCATCAGCACCCTCGATGACAACAACCGCCTCTACCTCGTCGTCGAGAAGTTCGCCGGTGTCAACCTGCATCCTAATGCGATCTCCAACGCTGAGATGGGCGAGCTGTATGAGCACCTCATCTACAAGTTCGCTGAAGCATCCAACGAGGAGGCCGGGGAGCACTACACACCTCGTGACGCGATACGCCTGATGGTCGACCTGCTCTTCGCCGAGGAGCAGGAGCCACTGACCAGTGAGGGCGTCGTTCGCACCGTCTACGACCCCACAGCCGGCACCGGCGGCATGCTTTCGGTCGCGGAGGAGCGACTGCATCAGCGCAATCCCAGTGCTCGACTGACGCTCTACGGTCAGGAGATCAATGGCCAGTCTTACGCGATCTGCAAGTCGGACATGATTTCCAAGGGCCAGGACATCGGAAACATTCGCAAGGGCGACACTCTCATCAGGGATGAGTTCTCCCGCCGCACCTTCGACTTCTGCCTGTCCAACCCGCCTTACGGAGTCGACTGGAAGGCCGCTGCGGAGTCGGTGAAGCAGGAGCACCGGGAGGGGCGGCTTGGTCGGTTCAACGCTGGATTACCGCCTGTTAGCGACGGGCAGATGCTGTTCCTGCAGCACCTGGTGTCAAAGATGCGACCGGCACATGAGGGCGGTGGCCGTGCCGGCATCGTCTTGAATGGTTCACCGCTGTTCACCGGTGGTGCTGAATCTGGGCCCAGCAAGATCCGGCAGTGGCTGCTCGAGGAAGACCTCGTGGATACCATCATTGCGTTACCGACCGACATGTTCTTCAACACCGGCATCGCCACCTACGTCTGGATCCTCGACAACGACAAGCAGCCTGAGCGTCGCGGCACCGTCCAGCTCATCGACGCCAGCGGCATGTGGACGAAGATGCGCAAGGGTATGGGGTCCAAGCGCCGCGAGATCTCCATTGCCCAACGCGACGAGATAGTCGGCATCTACGACGCCCATGAGGACGGCGAGCACTCCAAGATCCTGCCCACCAGCGAGTTCGGCTACTGGACGATCACCGTCGAGCGCCCACTGCTGGATGACGACGGTGAGGTCGTCCGCGACCGCAAGGGCAATCCGAAGCCGGACAGCAAGAAGCGCGACACTGAGAACGTGCCGTTCACCTACGGCTGCAACACCGAAGGTTCCGACGGCAAAGACGCGACCATCGAGGCGTACTTCGACGCTGAGGTGGCCCCGCACGTGCCGGACGCTTGGATCGATCACAAGAAGACCAAGGTTGGCTACGAGATCCCCTTCACCCGAATATTCTACAAGTACGTACCACCGCGCCCACTCGAGGAGATCGACAAGGATCTCAAGGCCAAGGTCTCCAAAATCCTGACGCTGCTGAAGGCGGTGGAAGTGTGA
- a CDS encoding helix-turn-helix transcriptional regulator, with product MDRDALGAFLSRRRAALQPSDVGLTTGRRRRAAGLRREEVALLAGMSTDYFTRIEQGRSARPSAQILGSLARALRLTPDECDYLFRVAGLNAPDRHDSDDYVPPALLRVLDRLSDTPALVISVLGETLVQNGPATELLGDRSRFIGLERSEIYRWFVHPASERLRYPAHDHERQSRAQVASLRAALGAMGAGSRAGELADELRRRSEEFAALWEEHEVHQRFADHKTLIHPELGEIDVDCQSLFTEDQHHALLVLTAEPRSEAAHKLELLAARGTCRSAVDG from the coding sequence ATGGATCGTGATGCACTTGGTGCCTTTCTCTCTCGTCGCCGTGCGGCGTTGCAGCCCTCCGACGTCGGACTCACGACTGGGCGTCGACGCCGCGCAGCCGGCCTGCGCCGGGAGGAGGTCGCCCTGCTGGCGGGGATGTCGACGGATTACTTCACGAGGATTGAACAGGGGCGTAGTGCACGACCGAGCGCCCAGATCCTCGGTTCCCTGGCCCGTGCGCTCCGGCTGACCCCTGACGAATGTGACTACTTGTTCCGGGTCGCGGGTCTCAATGCGCCGGACCGCCACGACAGTGACGACTACGTCCCGCCGGCGCTGCTGCGGGTGCTCGACCGATTGTCGGACACGCCTGCGCTCGTCATCTCTGTCCTGGGAGAGACTCTGGTACAGAATGGACCAGCGACGGAACTCCTGGGGGACCGTAGTCGCTTCATCGGCCTGGAACGAAGTGAGATCTACCGTTGGTTCGTCCACCCGGCGAGCGAACGTCTCCGCTATCCGGCTCACGACCATGAGCGACAGAGCCGTGCTCAGGTCGCGTCGCTCCGTGCAGCTCTCGGCGCGATGGGGGCGGGCTCCCGCGCCGGCGAACTGGCCGACGAACTCAGGCGGCGGAGCGAGGAGTTCGCGGCCCTTTGGGAGGAGCATGAGGTGCACCAACGATTCGCGGATCACAAGACGCTGATCCACCCCGAACTGGGAGAGATCGACGTCGACTGCCAGTCCCTGTTCACCGAAGACCAGCACCATGCTCTGCTGGTGCTCACCGCGGAGCCTCGCTCGGAAGCGGCACACAAGCTCGAATTACTGGCAGCGCGCGGAACGTGCCGAAGTGCCGTCGACGGGTGA
- the cmrA gene encoding mycolate reductase (Catalyzes the final step in mycolic acid biosynthesis.) yields the protein MFRRSRYPSALPTPGPNRVAVVTGASSGIGQAIALELGRRGHNLLLVARTTGPMEQIREELATSRPDISTEIRACDLADASARATLIDEITTRDVHIIINSAGVATFGEFRTLDPSYERLQFELNATAVFELTSAVLPGMVASGDAGIVNVGSVAGNAAIPNNATYVGTKAMVNTFTEALHYELKNTGVRCTLLAPGPVREEVKDDAERTIVDRATPDFVWTTYPDCARETLDALAANTLRVVPGGLSKVANVISTYVPRRLTAPLFGAAYSRMAEN from the coding sequence GTGTTCCGCCGTTCCCGCTACCCGTCCGCCCTCCCCACGCCCGGCCCGAACCGCGTCGCCGTCGTCACCGGTGCATCATCGGGAATCGGGCAGGCGATCGCGCTGGAACTCGGCCGCCGCGGACACAATCTACTGCTCGTCGCCCGCACGACTGGGCCAATGGAACAGATCCGCGAGGAGCTCGCCACCAGCCGTCCGGACATCAGCACCGAAATCCGCGCCTGCGACCTCGCCGACGCTTCGGCCCGCGCCACCCTGATCGATGAAATCACGACACGGGACGTGCACATCATCATCAACTCCGCCGGCGTTGCCACCTTCGGCGAGTTCCGCACACTCGACCCGTCCTACGAACGGCTCCAGTTCGAGCTCAATGCCACCGCAGTCTTCGAGCTCACCTCTGCGGTTCTTCCGGGCATGGTGGCCAGCGGGGACGCCGGGATCGTCAACGTGGGCTCGGTCGCCGGCAACGCCGCCATCCCGAACAACGCCACGTATGTCGGGACGAAGGCGATGGTGAACACTTTCACCGAAGCCCTCCACTACGAGCTGAAGAACACCGGCGTTCGCTGTACTCTCCTTGCACCGGGGCCGGTGCGTGAGGAAGTAAAAGACGATGCAGAGCGTACGATCGTCGACCGGGCCACCCCCGACTTCGTGTGGACCACCTACCCTGACTGCGCGAGGGAAACCCTCGATGCGCTCGCGGCAAACACGCTGCGCGTCGTCCCCGGCGGGCTGTCGAAGGTCGCGAACGTGATCTCCACCTATGTACCCCGCCGCCTCACCGCGCCCCTGTTCGGCGCAGCATACTCGCGCATGGCCGAAAACTAG